A genomic segment from Phycisphaerae bacterium encodes:
- a CDS encoding dual specificity protein phosphatase family protein, translated as MLAEIYWIKPLPYRLAIMPRPRGGEWLGDEIASLRRQGVDVIVSLLTPDEIAELGLEQETECCHSAGIEFLSLPIEDRSVPADPRATRDLIERLAVDLRGGKAVAIHCRAGIGRSALVAACILAKLGVTTTDAFRAIGQARHCPVPDTPEQIDWADKSALGLETEM; from the coding sequence ATGCTCGCCGAGATCTACTGGATCAAACCCCTCCCCTATCGCCTGGCGATCATGCCGCGCCCGCGCGGTGGTGAGTGGCTGGGCGACGAGATCGCATCACTTCGTCGCCAGGGTGTCGACGTCATCGTCTCGCTGCTGACACCGGATGAGATCGCGGAGCTTGGGTTGGAGCAGGAAACCGAATGCTGCCACTCGGCCGGCATCGAATTCCTTTCCCTGCCCATCGAGGATCGGTCGGTACCTGCGGACCCGCGGGCGACACGAGATCTCATCGAGCGGCTGGCCGTGGATCTGAGGGGCGGGAAGGCGGTTGCCATCCACTGCCGCGCGGGCATCGGCCGCTCGGCTCTGGTGGCCGCATGCATTCTGGCCAAGCTTGGCGTGACGACAACCGACGCGTTTCGGGCCATCGGCCAAGCCCGTCATTGCCCCGTGCCGGACACACCCGAGCAGATCGATTGGGCCGACAAGTCCGCACTCGGGCTCGAAACCGAGATGTGA